The Phycisphaeraceae bacterium genome segment GCTGGGGCTGCTGTGGGTGACGGGCCTACCCATCGCTTTCGCGTGGGCGGCGGGATTGGTGGCCTTCGCGCCCGCGATGCTGTGGATCGGCGAGGTGGGGTCCATCGCCCGTCGAGGCGCCCTCACGCGATTCCTGATACGGCTTGCTTTGGTCGCCCTGCCCATCGCGGCCGGCCTGTTGCTGGCGAAGGCGAACGCCGAGACGGATGTGTACTTCGGGTGAGGCCCGCAGGTGGCGCGCCACCCGGGCCGCCGCGTCACCCTACGCATCGATCGACGCATCCGCCTCGCGAACCGCCTGACAGAATGCGCGGATCATCGCAGCGTCCTTCCGCCCCGGCGCGCTTTCCACGCCGGTGCTCACGTCCACCGCGAAGGGCCTCACCGCGCGAATCGCCTCCGCCACGTTGTCGATGTTCAGTCCGCCCGCCAGGGCGATCGGCTTGCGGATCTCGTCCCGCATCGCCGCCAGGGACGTGAAATCCCACGCTTGCCCGCTGCCGGGCCGACTGCCCTCGACCAGCAGCAACTCGATGTGCGTGCATCCCGCCCATTGACGCACCGCCGACGATGAGAAGCGGAACCCCTTGATCAGGCGACGGCCGCGCGACGCCTGGCGGGCGACCCGCTCGTCCTCGTCGCCATGAAGCTGCGCCCACGGCGA includes the following:
- a CDS encoding phosphoribosylanthranilate isomerase; this translates as MSASRDHSQRAATVRERTPATDDKESSVPRTRIKICGLTTVEDAAAAVACGADAIGLVFAPSSPRRVSLDRAAEIVASLPPFVTAVGVFQLSGKGVDADFEQWKTLSPWAQLHGDEDERVARQASRGRRLIKGFRFSSSAVRQWAGCTHIELLLVEGSRPGSGQAWDFTSLAAMRDEIRKPIALAGGLNIDNVAEAIRAVRPFAVDVSTGVESAPGRKDAAMIRAFCQAVREADASIDA